From Plasmodium vivax scf_7167 genomic scaffold, whole genome shotgun sequence, the proteins below share one genomic window:
- a CDS encoding Pv-fam-c protein (encoded by transcript PVX_112715A), producing the protein MDNSKKGNLREDLLSYRYNFDLSTSFYYRNGLKLIEERRINAIKKWLSNFENKLSDYLKKKKNVWDKINREKRCRDLNNMLDVISEKTENLRILDLFFLSHKLNETAITLLNRDKDFNCIRKLDNIENPHKYITKKLDDLCEDIYYLNDNKAKLIKKDKCDSILKYITDKKNEIFKKIADDGIQDKDIFGFCEKCTRESIESMLKTINCTIEESPAAEKLQESGDLAETEADKAVMAPVEDEQEVDEYAHVLEDSPSAFEIPEDIKTYGALSAAGTFFVCLLFYRARSANSMFKRRSSRRNQYVSSYPGNTDFDALLNDFEPGSARLSNSEYHIPYGSEMNS; encoded by the exons ATGGATAACTCTAAAAAAGGCAAtc ttAGGGAGGATCTACTTTCATATAGATATAATTTTGACTTATCAACAAGTTTCTATTATAGAAATGGTCTTAAACTTATCGAAGAACGCAGAATAAACGCTATTAAGAAGTGGTTGTCAAACTTCGAAAATAAGTTATctgattatttaaaaaaaaaaaaaaatgtatgggACAAAATTAACCGCGAGAAACGCTGTAGagatttaaataatatgttaGATGTTATATcagaaaaaactgaaaacTTACGTATACTTgacctattttttttgtcacatAAACTAAATGAAACTGCCATTACCTTACTAAATAGAGATAAAGATTTTAATTGCATAAGGAAACTTGATAATATCGAAAATCcccataaatatattacaaaaaagcTGGATGACTTATGTGaagatatttattatttaaatgataataaggcgaaacttataaaaaaggataaatgtGATTCTATTCTTAAGTATATtacagataaaaaaaatgaaatatttaaaaaaattgctgaTGACGGTATCCAAGATAAGGATATTTTTggtttttgtgaaaaatgcACACGCGAAAGTATAGAAAGTATGCTTAAAACAATCAATTGCACAATTGAGGAGTCTCCTGCAGCAGAAAAATTACAAGAATCGGGGGATCTTGCAGAGACCGAAGCTGATAAAGCTGTAATGGCTCCAGTAGAAGATGAACAGGAAGTGGATgaatatgcacatgtattGGAAGACTCACCATCAGCATTTGAAATACCAGAAGACATTAAAACATATGGTGCTCTTTCAGCTGCCGGAACATTTTTCGTTTGTTTACTTTTTTACAGA GCTAGATCAGCAAACTCTATGTTTAAACGAAGATCGTCAAGAAGAAATCAATATGTAAGTTCTTATCCAGGTAATACAGATTTTGACGCATTATTGAATGATTTTGAACCTGGAAGTGCGCGTTTATCAAATTCTGAATATCATATACCATATGGTTCTGAAATGAATTCTTAA